A genomic segment from Phragmites australis chromosome 6, lpPhrAust1.1, whole genome shotgun sequence encodes:
- the LOC133922670 gene encoding COP1-interactive protein 1 isoform X2, which translates to MDHRGGEGGGGGGNRNRTDLLAAGRKKLQQFRKKKEKRGPGKRAEGHADAEAEEGEAKAGAEAVPEPKSPVGLKLLAGESGSSRSTPFEEAERSQVEQCNGQGPGAMGSSPVENVDVVPGQEEGDDYEAHKVSTSEQGISERESSGPGDGEGPAIQAINGDDSGDLAEGAHLGEVCVDKKLPDWILKGNMELNTSSQGSGAGDDFNQLGEHQQVEMDPAGRSTSSDFKEVDEMPIPSQDIRADNTNDEEGAREMVMDVSGSPSDVIIQHDVDPIVSAEVDAETTHEEQLTVAASHEILESTARSDTNEEAEGVGKEAVQENPSTAHVTEEAITADDLIFQARSTGAVGMPLCEENVDPALFGTVVLQEIMTGHFENTQRHLYLITLSRDFLQLHLDEAAEMYSDFTQRSSDETTKLQVLLKETEESKLAVSKELHQCRHELSEVNTVRGELEAIIASLKEEINTSNLKCAHLEIELCSSKENTQQIQSELADSRSLLEAVQKENLELTASLAFEKEAKKEVEDQRDHLSSENKKLLSKLSELELGLVSMKEEMSASSSRCNVLECELCSSNENMEHTLTELANCRALLETFQKDNSELSANFASEKDVNRKLEEDNVYLCNEKDRLSSDLSELNDKLHLSYAKHKQLESHVKDVETYFGQLTEQLIEESLYSRSSVDIYQSVIKDLDTKYNVVPGQVQNVVHQESELHLKSPEENAERAITNPGLVGYGTNQCSLNLVNENDSCNSTALQSLKGHLEVAKGDLHDLEKLLERISSRSDGRVLVSKLIKSFESKGNEDDTGISEGEHDDLQKLTREMICRLGEKLMAMSSDLTKTEEYVSELCNIIELSINSAVQHDKDRQQTVVLEDKMDELAGKLSNYKDAIGNLHSQLAIVEQDANSNAGRLIDQAELLQKDVAERISILEKERMSLSNLLSEVTDKLSSLRGIAFPNDFSESKDLNFHGLNCVDLVATSFQSLQEKLEAAQNDNTQLSSSLTELKKANFVAQERSEQAYGIVKKLYNSLQELLCDSLKNSVEFGTGYNDEEPIESQYGRLIEHLKNLLHENHSILSTNADLESRLLSKCEEVEELNMRCSSLTKNMNDICILNEELKSTFLSKNAAQDELHSRCLAIAEKLVSHSANHSSTILPLMSDSGEVEGSSKEDHILTTFLPCIEECVASCIEKFEDAVEEIRLSKICLQGINTFDHISSDKWSSPLPTLIKEEIVPKLCDLQDRVDQLNALNIQLETEVPVLRDGLKTLGEALDTSRAELQKKVSELEQLDQKLSSVKEKLSIAVAKGKGLIVQRDSLKQSLLEKSGEVEKVTQELQSKEALLKEMEARLKSYTEADRIEALESELSYIRNSATALRDSFLLKDSVLQRIEEVLEDLELPEQFHSRDIVEKIELLSKMAVGVSFALSDGDKRSSIDGHSESGAAIDGINDEQNSNSNPVSNEVKNKYDELHRRFYELAEHNNMLEQSLVERNSLIQKWEEVLGQISIPPQFRMLEAEDKIAWLGNRLLEVEQERDSLQSKIEHLEDSSEMLIADLEESHKRISELSAEVVAIKAEKDFFSQSLEKLRFEFLGLSEKAIQDEFVRDNLRKDLSELQEKLDEKTESKKYHDMDIEINKLLNLVQDTLQDGSNSEIPSDATSAVLCLGKLLRKLLDEYGALLSKSTVSSFAEREIHLEETKSSNNASTSETGTYDKEMELNTLNNELDQARNSLALVEQQRNEAVEKVQSLMLEIETLQAQINKLQESGAEQMQKNHLLVLELESAGKQRDNLQEQLNQEEQRCASLREKLNVAVRKGKGLVQHRDSLKQTMEEMNAVIEKLKDERKQHIESLETEKSSLMGRLAENEKSLHDTNQYLSGLLNALNKVDIAREFDMDPITKVEKIAKFCLDLQATVVSSQNEVTKSKRVTELLLAELNEAHERADNLQEELVKAEAALSESYKRYNVIESARADAVRHLEHIMHVQSQTRRKQVDHLMELNSASSQLREVCFELSHCLVNTFSKDVDLIGHMESFMKSSGKWMDGAMIDIPIASKHALSNSMNSKAHIPNAPLEIKMDDTDERQLLHHLAIACHALSDCVNDCNDLKRSIDEHGFSVEQKATELFDVMSNLQNRFTSQHNELESLREKLVELQSEMKEKDDEIVSMRTNMSLLYEACTSSVAEVEGMTVIYPVNRSYVDCIKSIVEQLVVTVKTYRNSNEGSTKELKATVLELQQELQVKDVQISTISSELSSQLREAESSAKQLSVELEDARMELCNLEKQVDVLHNQKKALETQVNDLKDMEAVASEQHGRMKELTDELSRKDQEIEGLMQALDEEEKELEVLENKSHDLEQMLQEKEFALKSLEVSRTKSLGKLATTVDKFDELHSLSESLLAEVENLQSQLQERESEISFLRQEVTRSTNELLTTEESNKKYSSQINDFIKWLETALSQFGVHCESIDDYDCTHVPAYMDILDRKIVSLIAESDDLRVAVQSKDSLLQVERTRMEELMRKSEAQEASLSPKDSQIGLLRRDRTSSQPSKSINLPGTSEIVQMTDKVSPAAVVTQIRGARKVNSDQVAIDVEMENKPLDDEDDDKAHGFKSLTMSHFVPKFTRPISDRIDGMWVSGDRLLMRQPTLRLGVLIYWIALHALLASFI; encoded by the exons ATGGATCACAGGGGCGGcgaaggaggtggcggcggcggaaaCAGGAACCGCACCGATCTCCTCGCTGCCGGACGGAAGAAG CTGCAACAGttcaggaagaagaaggagaagaggggcCCCGGTAAGAGGGCTGAAGGCCATGCGGATGCTGAGGCCGAGGAAGGGGAGGCGAAGGCGGGGGCCGAGGCAGTGCCGGAGCCGAAATCGCCTGTTGGATTGAAGTTGCTCGCTGGGGAGAGTGGCAGCAGCCGTAGTACTCCATTTGAG GAAGCAGAGAGATCGCAGGTTGAGCAATGCAATGGCCAAGGGCCTGGTGCCATGGGGTCCAGCCCTGTGGAGAATGTTGATGTGGTGCCTGGacaggaggagggtgatgattATGAAGCACATAAAGTCAGTACTAGCGAGCAGGGGATTTCAGAGCGTGAAAGCTCTGGACCTGGTGATGGCGAGGGTCCAGCAATTCAGGCTATCAATGGTGATGACAGTGGTGATCTTGCAGAAGGAGCTCATCTGGGTGAGGTGTGTGTTGATAAGAAACTGCCAGATTGGATTTTGAAGGGAAATATGGAGTTGAATACTTCTTCTCAAGGTAGCGGCGCCGGTGATGATTTCAACCAACTAGGGGAACACCAGCAGGTGGAAATGGATCCTGCTGGCAGATCAACGAGTTCCGATTTCAAAGAAGTTGACGAGATGCCAATTCCTTCTCAAGACATCAGAGCTGATAATACTAATGATGAAGAAGGAGCTCGAGAAATGGTGATGGATGTTTCTGGGAGTCCATCAGATGTAATTATACAACATGATGTTGATCCCATAGTTTCTGCTGAAGTAGATGCAGAGACTACACATGAAGAACAGTTAACTGTTGCAGCTTCACATGAGATTCTTGAGAGTACTGCAAGAAGTGACACTAATGAGGAAGCTGAAGGAGTGGGCAAGGAAGCTGTCCAAGAAAACCCAAGTACAGCACATGTAACAGAGGAAGCTATCACTGCAGATGATTTGATTTTTCAGGCTAGGTCAACAGGGGCAGTGGGTATGCCGCTTTGTGAGGAGAACGTTGATCCAGCTTTATTTGGGACTGTTGTATTGCAAGAAATCATGACAGGTCATTTTGAGAATACTCAGAGGCATCTCTACTTGATAACTCTATCGAGGGATTTTCTTCAACTGCATCTAGATGAGGCTGCTGAAATGTATTCAGATTTTACACAGCGGTCTTCTGATGAAACCACCAAGCTCCAGGTACTACTAAAAGAAACTGAAGAAAGCAAGTTAGCAGTTAGCAAAGAGCTTCATCAGTGTAGACATGAGCTCTCGGAGGTGAACACAGTAAGGGGGGAACTTGAAGCAATCATAGCTTCTCTGAAAGAGGAAATCAACACTAGCAACTTAAAGTGCGCACATTTGGAAATTGAACTGTGTTCCTCCAAGGAGAACACACAACAAATCCAGAGTGAATTAGCTGACAGCAGATCGTTACTGGAAGCTGTACAAAAGGAGAATCTGGAGCTAACTGCAAGCCTTGCTTTTGAGAAAGAAGCCAAGAAGGAAGTTGAGGACCAGCGGGACCATCTATCTTCCGAAAACAAGAAGCTTTTATCGAAGTTGTCAGAACTTGAGCTTGGCTTAGTTTCTATGAAAGAGGAAATGAGTGCTAGCAGTAGCAGATGCAATGTTTTGGAGTGTGAGCTGTGTTCCTCCAACGAGAACATGGAGCATACTTTGACAGAATTGGCAAATTGTAGGGCTTTATTGGAAACATTTCAAAAGGATAATTCAGAGTTATCTGCGAATTTCGCCTCTGAAAAAGACGTAAATAGGAAACTTGAGGAGGACAATGTGTATCTATGTAATGAAAAGGATAGGCTTTCTTCAGATCTGTCTGAACTAAATGACAAGTTGCATCTCTCATATGCCAAACATAAGCAGCTAGAGTCACATGTCAAAGATGTGGAAACATACTTCGGACAACTTACTGAGCAGCTAATTGAGGAAAGTCTGTACAGCAGAAGCAGCGTCGATATTTACCAATCTGTAATCAAAGATTTGGACACAAAATACAATGTTGTGCCGGGCCAAGTTCAGAATGTTGTGCATCAAGAAAGTGAACTTCATTTGAAGTCACCTGAAGAAAATGCTGAAAGAGCCATTACGAACCCTGGACTTGTTGGGTATGGTACTAATCAGTGTTCTCTTAATCTGGTCAATGAGAATGACTCATGTAACTCTACTGCTTTGCAGTCACTGAAGGGCCATCTAGAGGTGGCAAAAGGTGATTTGCATGACCTTGAAAAGTTGCTAGAGAGGATTTCCTCTAGGTCTGATGGACGTGTTCTGGTATCAAAACTCATTAAATCCTTCGAGTCAAAAGGAAATGAGGATGATACTGGAATATCTGAGGGGGAGCATGATGATTTACAAAAGTTAACACGGGAGATGATATGCCGCCTTGGGGAAAAGTTGATGGCTATGAGCTCAGATCTTACAAAGACTGAAGAATATGTGTCTGAACTGTGTAACATAATTGAACTTTCGATCAATTCTGCTGTGCAGCATGATAAAGATAGACAACAGACTGTTGTTCTTGAGGACAAAATGGACGAACTTGCTGGGAAGCTGAGCAACTACAAAGATGCAATTGGTAATCTGCACAGTCAGCTCGCTATTGTGGAACAGGATGCAAACAGTAATGCTGGAAGGCTCATTGATCAAGCAGAACTGTTGCAGAAGGATGTGGCAGAAAGGATTTCCATTCTTGAGAAGGAGAGAATGTCTTTATCAAATTTGCTCAGTGAAGTAACAGATAAGCTCAGCTCTTTGAGAGGAATTGCGTTTCCTAATGATTTTAGTGAAAGCAAAGATCTTAATTTCCATGGTTTGAACTGTGTGGATCTTGTTGCCACATCATTCCAAAGTCTTCAGGAGAAATTAGAGGCTGCTCAAAATGATAATACCCAGCTAAGTAGTTCTTTGACAGAGCTCAAGAAAGCAAATTTTGTTGCTCAAGAGAGGAGTGAGCAAGCATATGGAATTGTCAAGAAACTGTATAATTCCCTGCAGGAACTTCTATGCGATTCTCTTAAAAATTCAGTTGAATTTGGTACAGGATATAATGATGAGGAACCAATTGAAAGTCAATATGGAAGACTCATTGAGCATTTAAAGAATTTGTTGCATGAGAACCATTCTATACTGTCAACCAATGCCGACCTAGAGTCGAGACTGTTGAGTAAATGCGAAGAAGTTGAGGAGCTCAACATGAGATGCAGCTCTCTAACAAAAAATATGAATGACATTTGCATTCTGAACGAGGAGCTTAAGTCAACTTTTTTGAGTAAGAATGCTGCACAAGATGAACTACACAGTAGATGCCTTGCTATAGCAGAAAAATTGGTTTCCCACTCAGCAAATCATTCCTCAACAATTCTTCCATTGATGTCTGATAGTGGTGAAGTTGAGGGGTCTAGCAAGGAAGACCATATTCTTACCACCTTTCTTCCATGCATTGAGGAGTGTGTGGCTTCGTGCATTGAGAAATTCGAAGATGCAGTTGAAGAAATCCGCTTATCAAAGATCTGCTTGCAAGGGATCAATACTTTTGACCATATTTCATCTGACAAGTGGTCTTCCCCCTTGCCTACATTGATCAAAGAAGAAATTGTACCAAAATTGTGTGACTTGCAAGACAGAGTTGACCAGCTCAATGCATTAAACATTCAATTAGAAACTGAAGTTCCAGTTCTCAGGGATGGCTTGAAAACACTGGGTGAAGCTCTTGATACTTCGCGTGCTGAGCTTCAGAAAAAGGTTTCTGAACTTGAACAGTTAGATCAGAAACTTTCATCTGTCAAGGAAAAACTTAGTATCGCTGTTGCAAAAGGTAAAGGTCTTATAGTGCAACGTGACAGCCTTAAACAGTCTCTGTTGGAGAAGTCTGGTGAGGTCGAGAAGGTGACGCAAGAATTGCAGTCAAAGGAAGCATTGCTGAAAGAGATGGAAGCCAGGCTCAAATCCTATACAGAAGCAGATCGAATTGAAGCTTTGGAATCGGAGCTCTCATACATACGGAATTCAGCTACGGCTCTAAGGGATTCATTTCTTCTAAAAGACTCTGTTCTTCAGCGGATTGAAGAAGTTTTAGAAGACCTAGAGTTGCCAGAGCAATTTCATTCTCGGGATATAGTCGAAAAAATAGAACTGCTGTCAAAGATGGCAGTTGGTGTTTCTTTTGCTCTATCTGATGGTGATAAGAGATCCTCCATTGATGGGCATTCTGAGTCTGGTGCAGccatcgatggcataaatgatGAGCAAAACTCGAATTCAAATCCAGTGTCAAATGAAGTAAAGAACAAATATGATGAGCTGCATAGGAGATTCTATGAACTGGCTGAACACAACAACATGTTGGAACAATCACTAGTGGAGAGGAACAGTCTTATACAGAAATGGGAAGAAGTCCTTGGCCAAATTAGCATTCCCCCACAGTTCAGGATGTTGGAAGCAGAAGATAAGATAGCATGGTTAGGAAACAGACTGTTGGAGGTCGAACAGGAAAGAGATTCATTACAATCAAAGATTGAGCACCTTGAGGATTCCTCCGAGATGCTTATTGCTGATCTAGAAGAGTCGCATAAAAGGATATCTGAACTCAGCGCAGAGGTTGTTGCTATTAAGGCTGAGAAGGATTTCTTCTCACAAAGCCTGGAGAAACTGAGATTTGAGTTCCTTGGACTCTCTGAGAAAGCTATTCAAGATGAGTTTGTCAGAGATAATTTGCGAAAAGATCTATCCGAACTACAGGAGAAGTTAGATGAGAAAACTGAGAGCAAGAAGTATCATGATATGGACATAGAGATCAACAAACTCCTGAATTTGGTTCAAGACACATTGCAGGATGGCAGTAATTCTGAAATTCCATCGGATGCTACTTCTGCTGTGTTGTGTTTGGGCAAATTGTTGAGGAAACTTTTAGACGAATATGGTGCCCTTTTGTCCAAGTCCACTGTAAGCAGTTTTGCTGAGAGAGAGATTCATTTAGAGGAAACCAAGTCATCTAACAATGCATCTACATCAGAGACTGGTACATACGACAAAGAGATGGAACTGAATACTTTGAATAACGAGTTAGATCAAGCTCGCAATAGTCTGGCCTTGGTGGAGCAGCAGCGCAATGAAGCTGTGGAGAAGGTACAATCACTAATGCTGGAAATTGAGACTTTACAGGCTCAAATAAACAAATTGCAGGAAAGTGGTGCTGAGCAGATGCAAAAGAATCACTTGTTAGTTCTTGAACTAGAATCAGCAGGTAAGCAGCGGGACAATCTGCAAGAGCAGTTAAATCAGGAGGAGCAAAGGTGTGCCTCATTGAGGGAGAAATTAAATGTTGCTGTCAGAAAAGGGAAGGGCCTGGTGCAACACAGAGACAGCCTGAAGCAAACTATGGAAGAGATGAATGCTGTCATAGAGAAACTTAAAGATGAAAGAAAACAGCACATAGAATCACTTGAGACTGAGAAATCATCTTTAATGGGTCGATTGGCTGAGAATGAGAAGAGCTTGCATGATACAAACCAGTACTTGAGTGGATTATTAAATGCTTTGAATAAAGTGGATATTGCTCGAGAATTTGATATGGATCCAATCACCAAGGTTGAAAAGATAGCAAAGTTTTGCCTCGACCTGCAGGCAACAGTGGTTTcatcacaaaatgaagtgacaAAATCGAAACGAGTTACGGAGCTGCTTCTAGCTGAGTTAAATGAAGCTCATGAAAGGGCTGACAACCTGCAGGAGGAACTGGTCAAGGCAGAAGCTGCACTTTCTGAATCTTATAAACGATATAATGTTATAGAGTCTGCAAGAGCTGATGCTGTTCGCCACCTTGAGCATATTATGCACGTGCAGTCACAAACAAGAAGGAAGCAAGTAGATCATTTGATGGAGTTGAACTCCGCCAGCAGTCAACTAAGAGAAGTCTGCTTTGAACTTTCACATTGTCTTGTCAATACATTCAGTAAGGACGTGGACCTTATTGGCCATATGGAGAGCTTCATGAAATCTTCTGGTAAATGGATGGACGGCGCTATGATCGACATACCCATCGCTTCTAAACATGCTTTGTCCAatagcatgaacagcaag GCTCATATTCCAAATGCTCCTTTGGAAATTAAGATGGACGATACCGACGAAAGACAGCTTTTGCATCATCTTGCTATTGCATgccatgctttatctgattgtGTAAATGACTGTAATGATCTCAAAAGAAGCATTGATGAGCATGGCTTTTCAGTTGAACAGAAAGCAACCGAGCTATTTGATGTTATGTCCAACTTGCAGAACAGATTCACTTCTCAACATAATGAGTTGGAATCTTTGAGAGAAAAATTGGTCGAACTACAATCAGAGATGAAAGAGAAAGATGATGAGATTGTATCTATGCGCACGAATATGAGCTTGCTATATGAAGCATGTACTAGTTCAGTTGCTGAGGTTGAAGGAATGACTGTTATATACCCTGTTAACCGGAGCTATGTTGACTGTATAAAATCAATTGTTGAACAGTTAGTTGTGACTGTAAAAACTTATCGGAACAGTAATGAAGGCAGCACAAAGGAACTCAAGGCTACTGTTCTTGAGTTGCAGCAGGAGCTTCAAGTTAAAGATGTCCAAATTAGTACAATCAGTTCAGAGCTTTCATCTCAGTTAAGGGAGGCAGAATCTTCTGCGAAGCAGCTTTCTGTTGAGCTTGAAGATGCAAGGATGGAACTCTGCAATTTGGAGAAGCAAGTTGATGTGTTGCATAATCAGAAGAAGGCTTTAGAGACTCAAGTAAATGATCTTAAAGATATGGAGGCAGTGGCAAGTGAGCAGCATGGAAGAATGAAGGAATTGACTGATGAACTAAGCAGAAAAGACCAAG AAATTGAAGGTTTGATGCAAGCACTTgatgaggaagaaaaagagcttgAAGTCTTGGAGAACAAAAGCCACGACTTGGAGCAAATGCTGCAAGAAAAAGAATTTGCTTTAAAGAGCTTAGAAGTTTCTAGGACTAAATCTTTGGGAAAACTTGCAACAACTGTTGACAAATTTGATGAGTTGCATAGCTTGTCTGAAAGTCTTCTTGCGGAAGTGGAAAACCTTCAGTCACAATTGCAAGAGAGAGAATCAGAGATCTCTTTTTTGCGGCAGGAAGTTACAAGAAGTACCAATGAACTGCTAACCACTGAAGAGAGCAACAAAAAGTACTCATCTCAGATAAACGATTTCATTAAATGGTTAGAAACGGCACTGTCACAGTTCGGTGTGCATTGTGAGAGTATCGATGATTATGATTGCACCCATGTTCCTGCATATATGGATATCTTGGACAGGAAAATAGTATCTCTGATAGCTGAATCAGATGATTTAAGGGTTGCAGTCCAAAGCAAAGATTCTTTACTACAGGTTGAGAGGACCAGAATGGAAGAGTTGATGCGTAAATCCGAGGCTCAAGAAGCTTCTTTGAGCCCAAAGGATTCTCAGATAGGGTTGCTTCGCCGAGACAGGACATCCAGTCAACCGAGCAAATCTATAAACTTGCCAGGCACTTCAGAGATTGTGCAAATG ACTGACAAAGTAAGCCCAGCTGCAGTTGTCACTCAGATTCGAGGTGCGCGAAAAGTCAACAGCGATCAAGTTGCTATTGATGTAGAAATGGAGAACAAACCattggatgatgaagatgacgataaaG CGCATGGTTTCAAGTCATTGACCATGTCACACTTTGTTCCTAAGTTCACTCGACCTATATCGGACCGAATTGATGGGATGTG GGTCTCAGGTGATAGATTGCTCATGAGACAACCGACCTTAAGGCTCGGCGTCTTGATATATTGGATTGCACTTCACGCATTGCTTGCTAGTTTTATTTGA